One genomic region from Fictibacillus marinisediminis encodes:
- a CDS encoding carbamoyl phosphate synthase small subunit — translation MKGYLQLSNGESFKGNWHGKPQCSSGEVVFFTGMTGYQEVLSDPSYHGQIVVFAYPLIGNYGINKEDFESIVPQPAGVVTCSADEEGHHYQSQESFTALLKKHNIPHLSGADTRSLIKLIRSEGDMKGLLTSSEQTLQDFKEQKGMQGRLVKEVAVTKPEVYGKGKTHIVMIDFGYKKSILDALISSGCKVTIVPYDTQEEVLHKLKPDGLLFSNGPGNPKELAPYMPVYRRLAELYPTFGICLGHQLLALAFGGNTKKLKFGHRGANHPIINVRTNKVAMSSQNHGYVVEEKSLLHTGFQVLYKNINDGSVEGMFHETHPVMTVQFHPEANPGPEDHAHMFSSFIELIKEKRSEKIYA, via the coding sequence ATGAAAGGATACTTGCAGCTTTCTAATGGTGAAAGTTTTAAAGGGAATTGGCACGGGAAGCCGCAATGCTCGAGCGGTGAAGTGGTGTTTTTTACCGGAATGACCGGATATCAGGAGGTACTGAGCGATCCTTCTTATCACGGACAGATTGTTGTTTTTGCTTATCCTCTCATCGGAAATTATGGGATCAATAAAGAAGACTTTGAATCTATCGTTCCTCAGCCAGCCGGAGTGGTGACATGCTCTGCAGATGAAGAAGGCCATCACTATCAGAGCCAGGAGTCATTCACGGCTTTACTGAAGAAGCATAATATACCGCATTTGAGCGGAGCAGACACCCGTTCTCTAATAAAATTGATCCGTTCCGAGGGAGACATGAAAGGGTTATTAACCAGCAGTGAACAAACCCTGCAGGATTTCAAAGAACAAAAAGGGATGCAGGGAAGGCTTGTGAAAGAAGTAGCCGTGACAAAACCTGAGGTGTACGGCAAAGGAAAAACACATATCGTAATGATTGATTTCGGATATAAAAAATCCATTTTGGATGCTTTAATCTCGTCGGGATGCAAGGTGACCATCGTCCCTTATGATACACAAGAAGAAGTTCTCCATAAATTAAAACCGGATGGCCTTCTCTTTTCAAATGGACCGGGCAATCCAAAAGAACTGGCACCCTATATGCCAGTGTACAGAAGGCTAGCCGAGCTCTACCCTACATTTGGTATTTGTCTTGGTCATCAGCTTTTGGCACTGGCTTTCGGCGGAAACACTAAAAAATTGAAGTTCGGACACCGGGGAGCGAACCATCCCATCATTAATGTGAGAACGAATAAAGTGGCGATGAGCTCGCAAAATCATGGCTATGTTGTGGAGGAAAAAAGTTTACTTCATACCGGGTTTCAAGTGCTCTATAAAAATATCAATGATGGAAGTGTGGAAGGGATGTTTCATGAAACACATCCGGTCATGACGGTCCAGTTTCATCCTGAAGCCAATCCTGGACCGGAAGACCATGCTCATATGTTCAGCAGTTTTATTGAACTAATAAAAGAAAAGAGGAGCGAAAAGATCTATGCCTAA
- a CDS encoding carbamoyl phosphate synthase large subunit, with the protein MPKQQEIHSVLVIGSGPIVIGQAAEFDYAGTQACAALKEEGIHVVLVNNNPATIMTDETYANKVYFEPLTAQSLASIISKEKPDGLLASVGGQTGLNLAMELQEKGILEEHNVKLLGTNLESIKKAEDRELFRALMHELDEPVPDSEIVTTAEEAAAFAGNIGFPVIIRPAYTLGGFGGGTAHTEHDLNVIVKKGLSASPIGQCLIEKSIAGFKEIEYEVVRDCNDTCITICNMENIDPVGIHTGDSMVVAPSQTMTDQEYHMLRSSAIKIIRELGIIGGCNIQFALDPESKAYYLIEVNPRLSRSSALASKATGYPIAKIAAKLSVGYQLHELKNPVTGSTFASFEPALDYITVKMPRWPFDKFPEAERKLGTQMKATGEVMAIERNLEAALQKAVRSLELDTESIFLQELKTWGSGKLKNLLLEADDRRFFAITELLSRGTSVEKIHEWTKINSFFLASFKKLTDLDQHIKSSSMENNNLNHLADWKAAGFSDQTVAASWGVAENEVRQIRIKAGIVPSYKMVDTCAAEFTADTAYYYSSWRGKSDKTPVDKEKVAIIGSGPIRIGQGVEFDYCCVHGVMALQQEGYETILINNNPETVSTDFEVADTLYFEPLSFEDIMNVLDFEGAEKAILQFGGQTAINVANQLEEAGIQVLGSNADLIDEMENRDRFYHFLKKCGIPHVPGETAYDQQEVLTSAQKIGYPVLLRPSYVIGGKGMMIVHCDEELKNYMNTQAIEFPVLVDRYIAGKEAEVDVLTDGEKVFIPGIFEHIEPAGIHSGDSTAITPPVSLQKSTIEHIVTYTQIIASSMPFKGIFNIQFVIDGNQVYVLEINPRASRTAPIFNKISGVNVIQASVQVMIGKTLPEIGIESGLNESHYFAVKAPVFSNVKLPGLSPKTAPIMRSTGEVLGIGDSVGEAVQKIFTGCNPAARTGDASMPASLFADMEEKLLSIEETQLLQNWKEKGMEVFFPSQLSFSEWNQSRQTGIYFSTGSDEQSHERLMEASLAGNYIFTQWETCAFYQHGLNLPIENFVHIKEIQERKGVKI; encoded by the coding sequence ATGCCTAAGCAGCAAGAGATTCATAGTGTCCTGGTGATTGGTTCGGGGCCTATCGTCATTGGGCAGGCAGCTGAATTTGATTATGCAGGAACACAAGCCTGTGCAGCGCTGAAAGAAGAAGGAATACATGTTGTTCTCGTCAATAATAATCCGGCTACCATCATGACGGATGAAACGTATGCCAATAAAGTATATTTTGAACCTCTGACTGCCCAGTCCTTGGCAAGCATTATCTCAAAGGAAAAACCTGACGGACTTTTGGCTTCAGTCGGCGGGCAAACCGGGTTGAATTTGGCAATGGAGCTTCAGGAAAAAGGGATTTTAGAGGAACACAATGTAAAACTGCTTGGGACAAATTTGGAGTCCATTAAAAAAGCAGAAGACCGCGAGCTTTTCCGTGCATTGATGCATGAGCTTGATGAACCTGTGCCCGACAGTGAAATTGTAACAACAGCTGAAGAAGCTGCTGCGTTTGCAGGAAATATAGGGTTTCCGGTCATTATTCGTCCAGCATACACGCTGGGAGGCTTCGGGGGCGGGACTGCGCATACAGAGCACGACCTGAATGTCATCGTTAAAAAAGGTCTATCAGCAAGTCCGATCGGCCAATGTCTGATCGAGAAAAGCATTGCCGGATTTAAGGAAATTGAATATGAGGTGGTACGCGACTGCAATGATACGTGTATCACGATATGCAATATGGAAAATATTGATCCGGTAGGCATACATACCGGTGATTCGATGGTTGTCGCACCAAGCCAGACAATGACAGACCAGGAATACCACATGCTTCGTTCGTCAGCCATAAAAATCATCAGGGAACTTGGTATCATCGGCGGCTGTAATATCCAGTTCGCTCTTGATCCAGAAAGCAAAGCATATTACTTGATTGAGGTGAACCCTCGTTTAAGCCGTTCATCTGCGCTGGCTTCAAAAGCAACCGGATATCCAATCGCAAAAATAGCAGCAAAATTAAGTGTTGGTTATCAGCTTCATGAACTGAAAAATCCTGTTACTGGTTCAACGTTTGCCAGCTTTGAACCGGCTTTGGACTATATTACGGTTAAAATGCCGCGCTGGCCGTTTGACAAATTTCCGGAAGCAGAAAGAAAACTCGGAACGCAAATGAAGGCCACCGGAGAAGTGATGGCGATCGAGAGGAACCTGGAAGCGGCTTTGCAAAAGGCTGTCCGTTCTCTGGAACTGGACACGGAAAGTATTTTTTTGCAGGAGCTTAAGACATGGGGGAGCGGGAAGCTGAAAAATCTTTTATTAGAAGCGGACGACCGCCGGTTCTTTGCGATCACCGAATTGCTCAGCAGGGGAACTTCGGTTGAAAAGATTCATGAATGGACGAAAATCAATTCATTTTTTCTTGCTTCATTTAAAAAACTAACTGACCTCGACCAGCATATCAAATCAAGCTCAATGGAAAACAACAATCTGAATCATCTGGCTGATTGGAAAGCTGCGGGGTTCTCTGACCAGACTGTAGCAGCGTCATGGGGTGTAGCCGAAAATGAAGTGAGACAAATAAGGATTAAAGCAGGAATTGTTCCTTCCTATAAAATGGTCGACACGTGCGCTGCAGAATTTACCGCAGATACCGCTTATTATTACTCGAGCTGGAGAGGAAAAAGTGACAAAACACCAGTGGACAAAGAAAAAGTTGCCATTATCGGTTCTGGCCCAATCCGGATCGGTCAGGGAGTGGAGTTTGATTATTGCTGTGTTCATGGGGTAATGGCCCTGCAGCAGGAAGGCTATGAGACCATTCTGATCAATAATAATCCCGAAACCGTAAGTACTGATTTTGAGGTCGCGGATACACTTTATTTTGAGCCACTCTCATTTGAAGACATCATGAACGTACTGGATTTTGAAGGAGCTGAAAAAGCCATTCTTCAATTTGGCGGCCAGACAGCCATCAATGTAGCAAACCAGCTGGAAGAGGCCGGAATCCAAGTTCTTGGTTCAAATGCGGATCTGATCGATGAAATGGAGAACAGGGATCGGTTTTATCACTTTCTGAAAAAATGCGGCATCCCTCATGTGCCAGGGGAAACAGCGTATGATCAGCAAGAAGTACTGACATCCGCACAGAAGATCGGCTACCCGGTCTTGCTTCGCCCTTCCTACGTAATCGGTGGGAAAGGAATGATGATTGTTCACTGTGATGAGGAACTGAAGAATTATATGAACACACAGGCCATCGAGTTTCCCGTCCTAGTCGACCGTTATATTGCCGGAAAAGAGGCGGAAGTGGATGTCTTGACGGACGGAGAAAAGGTATTTATTCCTGGGATTTTCGAACATATCGAGCCAGCTGGCATCCATTCTGGAGACAGCACAGCTATCACACCTCCAGTCAGCCTGCAAAAAAGCACGATAGAACATATCGTCACATACACCCAAATTATAGCAAGTTCTATGCCATTCAAAGGAATATTCAATATCCAGTTCGTCATCGATGGAAACCAGGTATATGTCCTTGAGATCAACCCTCGCGCATCGAGGACTGCACCAATATTTAATAAAATATCAGGTGTGAACGTTATACAGGCATCAGTACAAGTCATGATTGGTAAAACATTGCCTGAGATCGGAATAGAATCCGGACTAAATGAAAGCCATTATTTTGCTGTAAAAGCACCGGTATTCTCCAATGTTAAGCTTCCAGGACTCTCGCCAAAAACCGCACCAATCATGCGTTCAACCGGAGAGGTTCTTGGAATTGGAGATTCTGTAGGGGAAGCCGTACAAAAAATCTTTACAGGATGCAATCCAGCTGCGCGAACAGGAGATGCTTCGATGCCAGCCAGCCTTTTTGCAGACATGGAGGAAAAACTGCTTTCTATAGAAGAAACACAACTTCTTCAAAATTGGAAAGAGAAAGGCATGGAGGTGTTCTTTCCTTCACAGCTGTCTTTTTCAGAGTGGAACCAATCGAGGCAGACGGGCATTTATTTTTCAACGGGCAGTGATGAACAATCGCATGAAAGATTAATGGAAGCCAGCCTGGCGGGCAATTATATCTTTACACAATGGGAAACATGCGCGTTCTATCAGCATGGCCTAAATCTCCCAATCGAGAATTTTGTTCATATAAAAGAAATACAAGAAAGAAAGGGAGTCAAAATATGA
- the argF gene encoding ornithine carbamoyltransferase, which translates to MISITETSLTGKDLLTLADWKADEIKQILHYAIQLKKEKQPKQLLAGKTLGMIFEKSSTRTRVSFEVGMLQLGGHALHLSSRDIQMGRGESIADTAKVLSRYLDAIMIRTFDHEIVEELALHADIPVINGLTDDYHPCQVLADLMTILEYKSSFAGKKLTYIGDGNNMAHSLMIGSAKVGLDCTIVAPKNYKPKAEIVSKAQEIAKESGAKILVTNDLKEGIQHADIVYTDVWASMGWEDETNERLEAFKDYQVNIESLAGANPDYIFMHCLPAHRGEEVTGEIIDGPHSVVFEEAENRLHVQKALLASVM; encoded by the coding sequence ATGATATCCATTACAGAAACATCACTTACAGGCAAGGATCTGTTAACATTGGCAGACTGGAAGGCGGATGAAATCAAGCAAATCCTTCACTATGCCATTCAGCTGAAGAAGGAAAAGCAGCCCAAGCAGCTGCTGGCAGGGAAAACGCTCGGAATGATTTTTGAAAAGTCATCTACAAGAACCAGGGTATCTTTTGAAGTCGGTATGCTGCAGTTGGGCGGTCATGCTCTTCACCTAAGTTCCCGCGATATTCAAATGGGGAGAGGAGAATCCATCGCCGACACTGCAAAAGTGCTGTCAAGGTATCTAGATGCGATTATGATCAGAACATTTGATCATGAGATTGTAGAAGAACTTGCTCTTCATGCTGATATACCAGTGATTAACGGACTAACCGATGATTATCACCCATGTCAGGTTTTGGCTGATCTGATGACCATACTTGAATATAAATCATCTTTTGCAGGCAAAAAATTGACGTATATCGGCGATGGAAATAACATGGCCCACTCGTTAATGATCGGCTCGGCTAAAGTGGGACTGGACTGTACCATTGTGGCACCGAAGAATTATAAGCCGAAAGCGGAGATTGTAAGTAAAGCGCAGGAAATTGCAAAAGAATCGGGTGCGAAGATTCTTGTGACCAATGATTTAAAAGAAGGCATACAACATGCCGATATCGTGTATACCGATGTATGGGCAAGCATGGGCTGGGAAGACGAAACCAATGAGCGTCTCGAAGCCTTCAAAGATTATCAAGTTAACATCGAATCTTTAGCAGGCGCAAATCCAGATTATATTTTCATGCATTGCCTGCCTGCACACCGAGGGGAAGAAGTGACAGGTGAAATAATAGATGGGCCTCATTCCGTTGTCTTTGAGGAAGCAGAAAACCGTCTGCATGTTCAAAAAGCACTGCTTGCATCTGTCATGTAA
- a CDS encoding YjzC family protein, whose amino-acid sequence MGQNHQFKHGQKAPNNGIYVEIGETGSMVNDPQEVQLSTGDPFPKNSNHNRVWTYKRKP is encoded by the coding sequence TTGGGTCAGAATCATCAATTTAAACATGGGCAAAAGGCTCCAAACAATGGCATCTATGTAGAAATCGGCGAAACCGGAAGCATGGTCAACGATCCGCAAGAGGTCCAGCTTAGTACGGGGGATCCATTTCCGAAAAATTCAAATCATAACCGTGTTTGGACCTATAAACGAAAGCCTTGA
- a CDS encoding M20 family metallopeptidase: MKESITAFLDDNFDLFKEVARFIWEHPELGYNEYQSSNKLIDTLRSFGFEVEENIEGMETAFIAVYDSGQSGPSISFLAEYDALPEIDHACGHNLIGTMSTAAGIALSRVAAETGGKVLVYGTPAEETGGAKVHLTDKGYFDRADAALMCHPYKAFERSGSSMAMEALQFDFKGKSAHAAASPHEGINALDAVISLFNNVNALRQQVTPDVRIHGVITKGGTVPNVIPDQTQAKFYVRASTVEQLPELVRRVKDCAAGAAMGSGCEWEASHYELGYANLLTNESMSDAFTKNLVSLGIPLEEIETGNDHGSLDLGNVSQVIPAIHPYIKITDAFHNLHTREFCTAANSEKGYDGMLIGAKSLALTGYDLLTNPDLLKAVKEEFENREKRT, encoded by the coding sequence ATGAAAGAATCCATTACCGCTTTCCTGGATGACAATTTTGACTTATTTAAAGAAGTTGCCCGCTTTATTTGGGAGCATCCCGAGCTTGGCTATAATGAATATCAGTCATCCAATAAACTCATTGACACATTAAGATCATTTGGTTTTGAGGTTGAAGAGAATATCGAGGGAATGGAAACGGCATTTATTGCTGTTTATGACAGCGGACAATCCGGACCTTCCATCAGCTTTCTTGCAGAATATGATGCACTTCCGGAAATTGACCACGCTTGCGGTCACAATTTGATTGGAACGATGAGTACGGCTGCCGGAATTGCACTTAGCCGAGTGGCTGCCGAGACCGGAGGAAAAGTACTTGTATACGGAACGCCTGCAGAAGAAACTGGAGGAGCCAAGGTCCACCTTACGGATAAAGGATACTTTGACCGAGCAGATGCTGCTCTCATGTGCCATCCATACAAAGCCTTTGAACGAAGCGGATCGAGTATGGCGATGGAAGCTCTGCAATTTGACTTTAAGGGCAAATCCGCGCATGCTGCTGCTTCACCTCATGAAGGAATCAATGCTCTGGATGCTGTCATTTCATTGTTTAACAATGTGAATGCTCTCAGACAGCAGGTCACCCCAGATGTCCGGATCCATGGTGTAATCACTAAAGGCGGAACCGTTCCGAATGTGATTCCGGATCAGACACAGGCTAAATTTTATGTGCGTGCATCTACAGTTGAACAGCTGCCAGAGCTGGTGAGAAGAGTAAAGGACTGTGCTGCAGGAGCAGCTATGGGTTCGGGCTGTGAATGGGAAGCCTCACACTATGAACTCGGCTACGCCAACCTGCTTACGAATGAATCCATGTCAGATGCGTTTACAAAAAATCTTGTTTCACTCGGCATTCCGCTTGAAGAAATTGAAACAGGGAATGACCATGGATCACTCGATTTAGGTAATGTGAGCCAGGTTATACCAGCGATCCACCCGTATATTAAGATTACGGATGCCTTTCATAATCTCCATACGAGAGAATTTTGCACTGCAGCCAATTCAGAAAAGGGCTATGATGGAATGCTCATCGGCGCAAAATCACTGGCTTTAACCGGCTATGATCTACTGACAAATCCAGACCTTCTAAAGGCTGTTAAAGAAGAATTTGAAAACCGCGAAAAAAGGACCTGA
- a CDS encoding YjzD family protein, translating to MRYFWTLIWSLLLSNMAFYVLASMQGGAYDFAKATTFGVVFAVFIMIIGAVLPNEAETAE from the coding sequence ATGCGCTATTTCTGGACGTTAATCTGGTCATTACTTTTAAGCAACATGGCATTTTATGTACTGGCTTCCATGCAGGGCGGAGCATACGACTTCGCAAAAGCTACAACATTTGGCGTGGTCTTTGCCGTATTTATCATGATCATCGGTGCTGTACTTCCAAATGAAGCAGAAACTGCAGAATAA
- a CDS encoding alpha/beta hydrolase, whose translation MSIEERAFSLDGQWNTIHLPEQPNGFAVMVFGDCNHFVDNHTSLWKQNTDRFMLIRTLMEMGYTVFYSHLYGRNWGNPEAVNLARRVYRYVLKYEILNPKIHILAEGMGALTALDFINDMEGYIRSAIFINPCLDLKGHFQQEKQNKLFLKRIRKEISQAYGIKNEQIDGFLDNEMSRFTLKSNVPIKIFHDAAGSVYPFKVHSRPFESSCLEKGFSVSLTIQMPGKSAERYTAIPYFFSRFETIL comes from the coding sequence GTGAGTATCGAAGAGAGAGCATTTAGCTTAGATGGACAATGGAATACAATACATCTTCCTGAACAGCCAAACGGTTTTGCTGTCATGGTATTTGGAGACTGCAATCATTTTGTTGATAATCATACAAGTTTATGGAAACAAAACACCGACCGGTTCATGCTCATCCGTACCCTGATGGAAATGGGATACACCGTTTTTTATTCTCATCTATATGGACGCAACTGGGGTAACCCAGAGGCTGTAAATCTTGCGAGAAGAGTTTATCGATATGTTCTGAAATATGAAATTCTAAATCCGAAGATTCATATCCTCGCAGAGGGAATGGGTGCTCTAACCGCACTCGATTTTATCAATGATATGGAAGGATACATCCGGTCTGCCATTTTTATCAACCCCTGCCTGGATCTTAAGGGGCATTTTCAGCAGGAAAAGCAAAACAAATTATTTTTAAAGCGAATCCGCAAAGAAATCAGCCAGGCTTACGGAATAAAAAACGAACAGATCGATGGATTTCTAGACAATGAAATGTCTCGGTTCACCCTGAAAAGCAATGTACCCATTAAAATTTTTCATGATGCAGCAGGTTCGGTTTATCCTTTCAAAGTGCATAGCCGGCCGTTTGAATCCTCTTGCCTTGAAAAAGGATTCTCTGTTTCGCTGACCATACAGATGCCGGGTAAAAGTGCAGAACGGTATACTGCCATCCCTTATTTTTTCAGCCGGTTTGAGACCATCCTGTGA